One Argonema galeatum A003/A1 DNA window includes the following coding sequences:
- a CDS encoding DUF6464 family protein — MEPDSLPTEVILTHPRQSLGNVNLDWTPQPGNYLDLEGKTYAVLERRHRYQLKSGRYKLHKIALYVQSAPRPTERSLIEGRWVLGDANCHFNARSELIRCAVNPEGPCDRCRFYEKSDP, encoded by the coding sequence ATGGAGCCAGACTCTTTACCCACCGAGGTGATTCTGACGCATCCGCGTCAGTCCCTCGGTAACGTGAATCTCGACTGGACACCGCAACCCGGTAACTATCTCGATCTCGAAGGTAAAACCTACGCCGTTTTAGAACGCCGTCACCGCTATCAACTCAAGTCAGGGCGCTACAAGTTGCACAAAATTGCCCTGTACGTACAGTCTGCACCGCGCCCCACAGAAAGAAGCCTGATCGAGGGACGCTGGGTGCTGGGAGATGCCAACTGCCACTTCAATGCTCGTTCAGAACTAATTCGCTGTGCTGTCAATCCAGAGGGGCCGTGCGATCGCTGCCGCTTCTACGAAAAATCCGACCCGTAG
- the fmt gene encoding methionyl-tRNA formyltransferase, with product MKVIFFGTPQFAVPSLENLLNHNEFEVVAVVTQPDKRRGRGNELIPSPVKNVALAHQLPVWQPQRVKKDTETLNLLRQAQADAFAVVAYGQILSQEILDMPKLGCINVHGSLLPKYRGAAPIQWCLYNGEMETGIATMLMDAGMDTGAMLLKAHVPILLMDNSEQLAQTLSVLGADLLVETLLKLESGSLTPIPQDSSQATYAPLIKKEDYWLSWSRSAFELHNQVRGFFPDCVASFRGAALKISGTAPIAPDFWSQLPSELRVLEEKWLDLSSGAAQPGEVVAIVKGIGPIVQTVAGLLLLRKVQVAGKRPQSGLEFANGMRLAVGEVLENGH from the coding sequence ATGAAAGTAATCTTTTTCGGCACTCCTCAGTTTGCAGTGCCTAGCTTGGAAAACTTGTTAAACCATAACGAGTTTGAGGTTGTGGCAGTTGTCACCCAACCCGATAAGCGTCGGGGTCGCGGTAACGAGCTGATTCCCTCACCAGTGAAAAATGTTGCCTTGGCTCATCAGCTGCCAGTCTGGCAACCCCAGCGGGTTAAAAAAGATACTGAAACGCTCAATCTGCTCAGACAAGCGCAGGCAGATGCGTTTGCAGTTGTAGCCTATGGGCAGATTCTTTCCCAAGAAATTCTGGATATGCCCAAGTTGGGTTGCATCAACGTTCACGGTTCGCTACTGCCCAAGTACCGAGGTGCTGCACCGATTCAGTGGTGTCTCTACAATGGCGAGATGGAAACGGGGATCGCCACGATGCTGATGGATGCTGGGATGGATACGGGTGCGATGCTGCTGAAAGCTCATGTACCCATTCTGCTGATGGACAACAGCGAACAGCTAGCCCAGACTTTATCTGTGTTGGGGGCAGATTTGTTGGTGGAAACGCTGCTGAAGTTGGAAAGCGGGTCGCTTACTCCTATCCCTCAAGATTCGTCCCAAGCTACTTACGCACCGTTGATTAAAAAAGAAGATTACTGGCTTTCTTGGTCGCGATCGGCTTTTGAGTTACACAATCAAGTCAGAGGGTTTTTCCCTGACTGCGTGGCAAGTTTTCGGGGTGCGGCGTTGAAGATCTCCGGTACAGCACCTATTGCACCCGATTTTTGGTCGCAGTTGCCCTCAGAATTGAGAGTGCTGGAGGAAAAATGGTTGGATCTGTCTTCTGGTGCGGCACAACCGGGCGAGGTAGTGGCTATTGTTAAGGGAATTGGCCCGATCGTGCAAACGGTCGCGGGACTTTTGCTACTGCGGAAAGTGCAAGTGGCTGGTAAACGTCCTCAGTCTGGTTTGGAGTTTGCCAACGGGATGCGTTTAGCAGTGGGAGAGGTTTTGGAAAACGGCCATTAG
- a CDS encoding OmpA family protein, with product MSIQDRMPTSANRDNIADARLALLFKSVRMRETNVKEYSDESTGFGRFLLVLLFRLLLLGVGGVIAALLGVAIATVHPAATPNKPLAAKLLPLPGDLKNPPTTSNNGTPTEQTSPESEAAAVPVAPKLTAQQRQRLQAELNQLQAQLKSLRSSTTALESRVGSSASTEPLETRIQVLTQQLKATPQPQQTRDAAAAEVDRVASTSTSLISPDTLTATLPSDALFQDNDATLRPEARLILDKLVAELQNYPTATVRIAAHTDGAGEAKNNRVLSFRQAQAVQQYLSSLKNHLFVVGYGETRPLAPNDTKINLQRNRRLEISVESP from the coding sequence ATGTCTATTCAGGATCGGATGCCAACATCAGCGAATAGAGATAATATCGCAGATGCTAGGTTGGCTTTATTGTTCAAGAGTGTTCGGATGAGGGAAACGAACGTGAAGGAATATTCAGATGAATCAACAGGCTTTGGCCGATTTTTACTGGTTTTGCTATTCAGATTGCTACTTTTGGGAGTAGGAGGCGTAATAGCGGCGCTTTTGGGGGTTGCGATCGCAACTGTGCATCCGGCGGCGACGCCAAATAAGCCTTTGGCAGCAAAATTGCTGCCACTTCCGGGCGATCTGAAAAACCCGCCTACTACCTCCAACAATGGTACTCCCACAGAACAGACCAGTCCTGAGTCTGAAGCGGCGGCTGTTCCTGTTGCACCAAAGCTGACGGCACAACAGAGACAGAGATTGCAAGCGGAACTAAACCAGTTGCAGGCACAGTTGAAGAGTTTGCGCTCTAGCACCACCGCCTTGGAAAGCAGAGTTGGCAGCAGTGCTTCCACCGAACCCCTGGAAACGCGAATCCAAGTTCTCACCCAGCAACTCAAAGCAACTCCCCAACCGCAACAGACTAGAGACGCAGCAGCAGCAGAAGTCGATCGAGTCGCTTCCACCTCCACGTCTCTTATTTCTCCAGATACCCTGACAGCGACACTGCCCAGCGACGCCTTGTTCCAAGACAACGATGCTACTTTGCGTCCAGAGGCACGCCTAATTTTGGACAAGCTGGTCGCCGAATTGCAAAATTACCCAACCGCAACTGTCCGCATTGCTGCCCACACCGATGGCGCTGGAGAAGCAAAGAACAATCGAGTGCTATCTTTTCGGCAAGCTCAAGCGGTTCAGCAGTATCTATCTAGTCTTAAAAACCACTTGTTTGTGGTGGGGTACGGAGAAACTCGCCCTCTTGCTCCCAACGACACTAAGATCAACCTCCAACGCAACCGCAGGTTGGAAATTTCCGTTGAGAGTCCTTAG
- a CDS encoding DUF937 domain-containing protein codes for MGLLDQILNSVNNSDQQGSTGQLASILSTVQQLSDGYGADPSTVQTALSVVGNHVRSALQQKQATEGFEQAQSLVNQYSGTYPNSQAVDALFGSHQVQQIVQTITQRTGFDAGMIQEMLPVLVPLVLNLLQTGSNSQNPQQGSNPVLNSFLDADKDGDIDIADAMGMAGRFLSQ; via the coding sequence ATGGGACTTTTAGACCAAATCTTGAATTCAGTCAACAATTCCGACCAACAAGGCAGTACAGGTCAGCTTGCCAGCATTCTCAGCACCGTGCAGCAGCTGAGCGATGGCTATGGTGCCGATCCCTCAACTGTGCAAACCGCCTTGTCCGTGGTGGGAAATCATGTTCGCTCCGCCTTACAGCAGAAGCAAGCCACAGAAGGCTTTGAGCAAGCGCAGAGCCTTGTGAATCAATATAGCGGCACTTACCCTAACTCCCAAGCCGTCGATGCTCTTTTCGGATCTCATCAGGTGCAGCAAATCGTGCAGACAATCACACAAAGGACGGGATTCGATGCTGGCATGATTCAAGAAATGCTGCCGGTATTGGTTCCCCTGGTACTGAATTTACTGCAAACTGGCTCAAATTCTCAAAATCCTCAGCAGGGGTCAAATCCAGTGCTGAATTCCTTCCTAGATGCTGATAAAGATGGCGATATCGATATCGCTGACGCTATGGGGATGGCGGGTCGCTTTCTGAGTCAGTAG
- a CDS encoding antitoxin — METAKLLSNGENQSVILPKEFQFQGSEVYIKKIGRAIVLIPKDNPWQAMFDSLSLFSEDFMENREQPSLEIREELE, encoded by the coding sequence ATGGAAACAGCTAAATTGTTGTCGAACGGCGAAAATCAATCCGTTATCTTACCTAAAGAATTTCAGTTTCAAGGCAGTGAGGTTTATATCAAAAAAATTGGCAGGGCGATCGTTCTAATTCCTAAAGATAACCCTTGGCAAGCTATGTTTGATAGCTTAAGCCTATTCTCAGAAGACTTTATGGAAAACCGAGAACAACCCAGTCTGGAAATAAGAGAGGAGTTGGAATGA
- a CDS encoding type II toxin-antitoxin system VapC family toxin, translating to MRFLLDTNICIYIIKKKPAKVLEKFQTLDPSDVGVSSITVAELEYGAYKSQRLEQNRAALSQFLLPLQVLPFDEKETQTYGQVRAELERRLNLGKLGRVNILENQVWQKLKKD from the coding sequence ATGAGGTTTTTACTCGATACCAATATTTGCATCTACATCATTAAAAAGAAACCTGCTAAAGTTTTGGAGAAATTTCAAACTCTAGATCCATCTGATGTAGGAGTCTCATCAATAACGGTTGCCGAACTAGAATATGGAGCTTACAAAAGCCAACGGTTAGAACAAAATCGAGCCGCATTGAGTCAGTTTTTATTACCTCTGCAAGTCTTGCCTTTTGATGAAAAAGAAACCCAAACTTATGGACAAGTTAGAGCCGAATTGGAACGCAGGCTTAATCTTGGAAAATTGGGTAGAGTAAATATTTTGGAAAACCAAGTTTGGCAAAAGCTGAAAAAAGATTGA
- a CDS encoding YcjF family protein: protein MRLSRLLPLVASFTVLLGLVIWLISSLTRLYSNIAWSAPPLLANLLLFLLIVLLAMLIAAFGYYAMMFWEGQNKPRRRKIQPKVPEAKTEAAAETLRAVRKQVKQIQDEVSRQALLTRSREIEATLSRGNLQVVVFGTGSAGKTSLVNALMGRMVGQVNAPMGTTEVGETYNLKLKGLEREILITDTPGILEAGVAGTEREQLARQLATEADLLLFVVDNDLRRSEYEPLRALAEIGKRSLLVLNKTDLYTDEDKESIQARLRERIRGFIATSDIVAIAANPKTVKLENGDIFQAEPDVMPLIRRLAIVLRAEGDDLMADNILLQSQRLGEEARKLIDAQRRRQADKVVERFQWIGAGVIAVTPLPVVDLLATAAVNAQMVVEIGKIYGCELNMERGRELALSLGKTLASLGIVKGAIELLSRALQLNLATYLVGKAIQGVTAAYITRIAGKSFIEYFRHDQDWGDGGITEVVQRQFQLNRKDEFVKAFVQEAIAKVVKPLTDNFPPERESDEEVEEQYEEEELEKEDRKLEPKYAYDDWTDTSPKRDDW from the coding sequence ATGCGTCTGTCTCGCCTTCTCCCGCTGGTTGCTAGCTTCACCGTACTCCTGGGGCTGGTAATTTGGCTAATTAGCTCTCTAACTCGCCTCTACAGCAATATAGCTTGGTCAGCACCGCCGCTGCTAGCCAATTTGCTGCTGTTTTTGCTGATTGTGCTGCTGGCGATGTTAATTGCCGCTTTCGGCTATTACGCGATGATGTTTTGGGAGGGGCAAAATAAGCCGCGCCGTCGCAAAATTCAACCGAAAGTCCCTGAAGCGAAAACGGAAGCAGCAGCAGAAACTCTCCGCGCTGTGCGAAAACAGGTGAAGCAGATTCAGGATGAGGTGTCGCGACAAGCTTTACTGACGAGATCTCGCGAAATCGAGGCGACTCTATCTCGCGGTAACCTGCAAGTGGTAGTATTTGGCACAGGTTCGGCGGGTAAAACTTCCCTTGTGAATGCGCTGATGGGGAGAATGGTAGGACAGGTGAATGCGCCGATGGGAACTACGGAGGTGGGGGAAACTTATAATCTGAAGTTGAAAGGATTGGAACGGGAAATTCTGATTACGGATACGCCTGGAATTTTAGAAGCTGGGGTGGCGGGAACGGAACGGGAACAACTGGCGCGTCAACTGGCGACGGAAGCTGATTTGTTGTTGTTTGTGGTAGATAATGATTTGCGAAGGTCGGAATATGAACCGCTGCGAGCATTGGCAGAAATTGGTAAGCGAAGTCTCCTTGTTCTCAACAAAACTGACCTCTACACAGATGAAGACAAGGAAAGTATTCAGGCGCGACTGCGGGAACGAATCCGGGGGTTTATCGCTACATCGGATATAGTTGCGATCGCAGCTAATCCCAAAACTGTCAAACTGGAAAATGGCGATATCTTCCAAGCGGAACCAGACGTAATGCCTTTAATCCGCCGTCTGGCAATAGTTCTGCGTGCAGAGGGAGACGACTTGATGGCAGATAACATTTTACTGCAATCTCAACGTCTGGGAGAAGAGGCGCGGAAACTCATCGATGCTCAGCGGCGGCGTCAAGCTGATAAAGTGGTGGAGCGATTTCAGTGGATTGGTGCGGGTGTAATTGCTGTCACGCCTTTGCCTGTGGTAGATTTGCTGGCAACAGCGGCTGTTAATGCCCAAATGGTGGTAGAAATCGGCAAAATCTACGGCTGTGAGTTGAATATGGAACGGGGAAGAGAGTTGGCGCTTTCCCTGGGAAAAACGCTGGCAAGTTTGGGTATTGTTAAAGGTGCGATCGAATTACTTTCAAGGGCACTTCAGCTAAATCTTGCTACCTATTTAGTCGGTAAGGCAATTCAGGGTGTTACTGCTGCTTATATTACCAGGATTGCCGGTAAAAGTTTTATTGAATATTTTCGTCACGATCAAGATTGGGGCGATGGCGGTATTACTGAGGTGGTGCAGCGACAGTTTCAGCTGAACCGCAAGGATGAGTTTGTCAAGGCGTTTGTGCAGGAAGCGATCGCAAAAGTAGTCAAACCACTAACAGACAATTTCCCCCCAGAACGAGAGTCAGATGAGGAAGTAGAGGAGCAATATGAAGAAGAGGAACTAGAGAAAGAAGATCGGAAATTAGAACCAAAATACGCATACGATGATTGGACCGATACTTCTCCTAAACGCGATGATTGGTAA
- a CDS encoding putative 2-dehydropantoate 2-reductase: MESFPDYARDRTYAILGTGAMGGFYGACLQKAGLEVHFLLHSDYEYVNKHGLVVESKDGDFTLAHVKAYRDVEKMPRCDVVVVALKTTQNHLLPKLLPSVVKDDGVVLVLQNGLGVEDEIAQIVGSKRVMGGLCFLCSNKVGPGYIRHLDYGEIKLGEYASDYQFCGITERMRQIASDFERAGIPIKLAEDLLLARWQKLVWNIPYNGLSVILNARTDELMADVHTRALVEQLMWEVVAGAKSGDRAAFPQKNRIIPDSFVELMLDYTLKMKPYRTSMKIDYDEKRPLEVETMFGNPLRLAQQNGVDLPKITMLYQQLKFLNARNINFGNNASC, encoded by the coding sequence ATGGAATCGTTTCCCGATTACGCACGCGATCGCACCTACGCCATCCTTGGTACTGGTGCTATGGGCGGTTTCTACGGCGCTTGCTTGCAAAAAGCAGGTTTGGAAGTCCACTTCCTGCTGCACAGCGATTACGAATACGTTAACAAGCATGGCTTAGTCGTGGAGTCAAAAGATGGCGACTTCACCCTTGCCCATGTCAAAGCTTACCGCGATGTAGAAAAGATGCCGCGTTGCGATGTAGTAGTCGTAGCCCTCAAAACCACCCAAAATCACCTACTGCCGAAATTGTTGCCTAGTGTGGTAAAGGATGATGGCGTAGTTCTGGTGCTGCAAAATGGATTGGGCGTTGAAGATGAAATCGCCCAAATTGTCGGTTCAAAACGGGTTATGGGCGGACTGTGCTTTCTGTGTTCCAATAAAGTGGGGCCGGGATATATCCGCCACCTAGACTACGGTGAAATTAAGTTAGGTGAATATGCTTCCGATTATCAATTTTGTGGTATAACCGAACGAATGCGTCAGATTGCCAGTGATTTTGAACGTGCAGGCATTCCGATTAAGTTAGCTGAAGATTTGCTGCTGGCACGTTGGCAGAAATTAGTCTGGAATATACCATACAATGGCCTTTCTGTGATTCTCAATGCTAGAACCGATGAGTTAATGGCGGATGTCCATACACGCGCTTTAGTCGAACAATTGATGTGGGAAGTTGTGGCGGGGGCAAAAAGTGGCGATCGCGCAGCATTTCCCCAGAAGAATCGCATTATCCCCGATAGCTTCGTTGAACTGATGCTAGACTATACCCTCAAGATGAAACCATACCGAACCAGCATGAAAATTGACTACGACGAAAAGCGTCCGCTGGAGGTAGAAACTATGTTCGGCAATCCATTACGTTTGGCTCAACAAAATGGTGTCGATTTACCCAAGATTACCATGCTCTACCAGCAACTGAAATTTCTCAATGCCAGAAATATCAACTTTGGCAATAACGCAAGTTGCTAG
- a CDS encoding phosphoribulokinase has protein sequence MSSRPVILGIVGDSAAGKTTLTGGIAQVLGPENVTVICTDDYHRYDRTQRAELGITALHPDCNYIDIMQQHLSLLRAGEPILKPVYSHKTGTFQPPHYIKPSRFVIVEGLLGYSTRLARDCYDVKVYLAPPESLRANWKVKRDTIKRGYTAQQVLAEMEKREPDSEQFIRPQRQWADVVVSFYPPEEASGEDGSHLNVRLVLRPTIPHPDFTEILEQSKVDSMQAIRLELDRDMSKPVDVLEIDSHATGEQVSKIERMICSEIPDLLPFCSRGGNPDIGKLTGTTGETLQSYPLALTQLLIAYHMIKATHLESTKALPLEV, from the coding sequence ATGAGTTCTCGTCCCGTTATCCTTGGCATCGTCGGTGATAGCGCCGCCGGTAAAACAACACTGACTGGAGGCATTGCTCAGGTATTGGGGCCAGAGAATGTTACAGTTATCTGTACCGATGATTACCACCGCTACGATCGCACTCAGCGTGCCGAACTTGGCATTACAGCCCTCCACCCGGACTGCAACTACATTGATATCATGCAGCAGCACCTCAGCTTGCTGCGAGCTGGAGAACCGATTCTCAAGCCAGTTTACAGTCACAAAACGGGTACGTTTCAGCCGCCGCACTACATCAAGCCCAGCAGATTTGTCATTGTTGAGGGATTGCTCGGTTATTCAACCCGCCTTGCACGAGATTGCTACGATGTCAAGGTTTATCTGGCACCGCCGGAATCGCTGCGTGCCAATTGGAAGGTTAAGCGGGATACCATCAAGCGGGGCTACACAGCCCAACAGGTTCTCGCCGAAATGGAAAAACGCGAACCGGATTCAGAACAGTTCATTCGTCCTCAGCGCCAGTGGGCAGATGTGGTGGTCAGTTTCTACCCGCCTGAAGAAGCGTCTGGGGAAGACGGTTCGCATCTGAATGTGCGCTTGGTACTTAGACCTACTATTCCCCACCCGGATTTTACTGAGATTTTAGAGCAAAGCAAAGTCGATTCGATGCAAGCAATCCGCCTAGAACTCGATCGCGATATGAGTAAGCCTGTTGATGTTCTGGAAATCGATAGTCACGCTACTGGCGAACAAGTCAGCAAGATAGAGAGGATGATCTGTAGCGAAATACCTGACTTATTGCCTTTCTGTAGCCGAGGAGGGAATCCAGACATTGGCAAACTTACGGGGACAACTGGGGAAACTCTCCAGAGTTACCCTCTGGCGCTGACACAGCTACTGATCGCTTATCACATGATCAAGGCTACTCACTTGGAATCGACTAAGGCTTTACCGCTAGAGGTTTAG
- a CDS encoding DUF433 domain-containing protein, whose product MSSAIDIGTLIVQTPGTCGGRPRIGGTRISVQNIAIDYKAGMTPEEITDARPHLTLAQVYAALAYYHANRDVIEADIAAYYGQNSEPELNKTLS is encoded by the coding sequence ATGTCAAGTGCGATCGACATCGGAACGCTAATTGTCCAAACGCCAGGAACTTGTGGCGGTCGTCCCCGAATTGGGGGAACCAGGATTTCGGTTCAAAATATCGCCATTGATTACAAGGCGGGTATGACTCCAGAAGAAATCACTGACGCCAGACCGCACTTGACGTTAGCACAAGTTTATGCGGCGCTAGCTTATTATCATGCAAATAGAGATGTTATTGAGGCAGATATAGCAGCTTACTATGGGCAAAACTCAGAGCCAGAGTTAAACAAAACGCTTTCATAA
- a CDS encoding antibiotic biosynthesis monooxygenase family protein, which produces MILEVAILEIKPHLTEEFEAVFKTASRIIVSMSGYISHELQRCLETTNRYILLVRWQQLEDHTVGFRQSPKYQEWRSLLHHFYDPFPTVEHYESVLFNSGSEFCP; this is translated from the coding sequence ATGATATTGGAAGTTGCGATTCTTGAGATTAAACCTCATTTGACTGAAGAATTTGAAGCTGTATTCAAAACAGCCTCAAGGATTATTGTTTCTATGTCAGGCTATATCTCCCATGAGCTTCAACGATGTCTAGAAACTACAAATCGTTATATTCTGCTTGTACGTTGGCAGCAATTAGAAGACCATACAGTTGGATTTCGACAATCGCCAAAATATCAAGAGTGGCGCTCCCTACTCCACCACTTCTACGATCCATTTCCAACTGTGGAGCATTATGAAAGCGTTTTGTTTAACTCTGGCTCTGAGTTTTGCCCATAG
- a CDS encoding ABC transporter ATP-binding protein, which translates to MTFVEDTQEGAIVLARQPVVQTYNLSKVYRTGFWLNQKIESLKKCTLNVYKGETFGLLGQNGAGKTTLLKTLLGIVRSTSGHGTIFGEPLGDRAVKQKIGYLPENAYYYDNLTGWELLQMTAGLFEIPESVQKERIPQLLDMVGLAQSAAKKKQLRQYSKGMVQRIGMAQALINDPELVFLDEPMSGLDPMGRYQIREIILSLKQQGKTIFFNSHVLSDVEMICDRIAILAQGELICIGALDDLLGTTDFYHIKGKGGNREVLEKWIPDVEFDQSGWRGHLEGDLQDFLASLRLMDAQIISLNLARPSLEEFFMQELQKRGIRASS; encoded by the coding sequence ATGACTTTCGTTGAAGATACCCAAGAGGGAGCGATCGTACTTGCACGTCAGCCAGTCGTGCAAACCTATAACCTGAGCAAGGTTTACCGCACTGGCTTCTGGCTCAATCAAAAAATCGAATCTCTCAAGAAATGCACCCTCAACGTCTATAAAGGCGAAACTTTTGGTCTTTTGGGACAAAATGGAGCGGGGAAAACCACGCTGCTCAAAACGCTGCTGGGGATTGTGCGATCGACTTCCGGGCATGGGACAATATTTGGAGAGCCGTTGGGCGATCGGGCCGTCAAGCAAAAAATCGGTTATCTGCCCGAAAATGCCTATTACTACGACAATTTAACCGGCTGGGAATTGTTGCAGATGACAGCAGGACTATTTGAAATCCCAGAATCCGTGCAAAAAGAGCGCATCCCCCAACTCCTGGATATGGTGGGACTTGCCCAATCTGCCGCCAAGAAAAAGCAACTGCGTCAGTATTCTAAAGGGATGGTGCAACGGATTGGCATGGCGCAAGCCCTAATCAACGACCCGGAATTGGTGTTTCTGGATGAACCAATGTCTGGACTTGACCCGATGGGACGCTACCAAATCCGCGAGATTATTTTATCGCTCAAACAGCAAGGGAAGACGATTTTCTTCAACAGCCACGTCTTGTCCGATGTGGAGATGATTTGCGATCGCATCGCCATCCTCGCCCAAGGCGAACTGATTTGCATCGGCGCTTTAGACGATCTTCTCGGCACCACTGACTTCTACCACATCAAAGGCAAAGGCGGAAATCGGGAAGTTCTGGAAAAATGGATACCAGACGTAGAATTTGACCAAAGTGGTTGGCGAGGTCATTTAGAAGGCGACCTCCAGGATTTTCTAGCCAGCCTGCGCCTGATGGACGCACAAATTATCTCTTTAAATCTAGCCCGTCCCTCACTGGAAGAGTTTTTCATGCAGGAACTGCAAAAGCGAGGTATTCGTGCCAGCAGTTGA